AGCCCCTGAACTCTGAATAGGCCATCTCTAAAACCTGCTCCAGCCCACACAGTCTGTGAAAGTGAAAATGGTATAAGTTTGCCAGATGGGCACAGGCATGTGGAACTCCCCAGCCACCATTATGGTCCGTGGGAGCTCCTAACTCCCTTTATCCTTCTGTCCTTAATTCACAGGAGCAATGATGTCTGGGTCCTTGACCTCGAGCAGTGGGCGTGGTCCAAGCCGAACATCTCCGGCCCCAGTCCTCATCCTCGAGGTGGCCAATCTCAGGTGCTCAGGAATTAAAATAACTATTCAGCAAACACTGTAGCATCTTTCAGTTAGGacgggagagggaggagggagtcaGGTAAGATGCCAATATGCACTAAGCCAAAGCAaatgtatcattcttttttactggtatttatttttcaactccTAATTGGTCATATTATTTATAGTGGTTTTATATTATGCTCCTCCCTAAAGCATTTACTTTGCGTGTCATTTCTCAAGAGAATCTTGCATTTTATGTGGTTGACATTCATGTTAATATTTGATCAACAAAGAATGTATCCTTTCAGGTGAATTATCAGTAATTTGTTCACAGGGATCAGAATTGACATGTTTTTAGGAGAATGGAGTGGTTATGGTAACTAGAACATTCCCATTTGGGAGCTAGGTAGGCTATTTTCATATACCAGTGAAGCATAGAAAGTCAGAAACCTGTGTCTTTGTAGGTTTATTTTCAATGTCTTCCCCTCCCCAGATTGTCATAGATGATGCAACTATCTTAATCCTCGGAGGGTGTGGCGGTCCCAATGCTGTGAGTATTGCTTCTGTGGCATTCCCATGTGCATGCTGCTAAGTGTTCAAAACCTGTTTCCCCTGTCTTCTTCTCTAGGAGTATACAAGACTATTTCCATGGCATTTTAATTTAAGGAATGCTTTTTGGGTTTAGCCTTTGTATTTTCTGGTCTTTGTTTCTGCTCTTTTTTAGGGTTGAGGGGATCCTTTTAATCATAGATATTTGTCTCTTGAATATTCATATCTATATTCTTCCTATTCCTATTTCCTTTTTAGGCAATAAAGTTTACTGCTATCATTTTTTCAAAGGGGAGAGGGCAGTGGAACAAAAAAGCAGGTTGATAACTGTCAGAGTTCACACAGAATTTAAGAATGCAcattcagggccgggcgcggtggctcatgcctgtaatcccagcactttgggaggccaacgcgggcagatcacgaggtcagtagattgagaccatcctggctaacatggtgaaaccctgtctctactaaaaaaaatccgccgggtgtagtggcacgcgcctgtagtcccagctactcaggagggtgagacaggagaatcacttgaacccgggaggcggaggttgcagtgagctgagatcacaccactgcactccagctttggtgagagagcgagactcagtctcaaaaaaaaaaaaaaaaagcagattcagAAAGCTGTGGATATGTATTATTTATCCTCTCCTTCAATCCCCGatacatacacataaaattaTGGGCAAGTGTCAAAACCACTTACAGTTGATTCATGGGGCACAAGCACAATTCCATATGCTAAGCCAGTGgtaatatatgaatgaatgaaagcataAGTGGATGCATGCACAAGTGAATTATTAACTGAGGATTTTGCTATTCCTTCTGAAGAGCCCACATCCTTTCAAGACCAGACAGGACAGCTTTGAGACtacaactctgtgtgtgtgtgtgttttggaacACATATCACACCTGAGTCTTGTCATTGGTTTTTTCTCTTACAGCTGTTCAAGGATGCTTGGTTGTTGCACATGCATTCTGGTCCTTGGGCCTGGCAGCCACTCAAGGTAGAAAATGAAGAGCATGGGGCCCCAGAACTGTGGTGTCATCCAGCATGCCGGGTAAGCAGGCAGCTGACAGGCCAGCAGCAGGATAGGTCCTAAATTGGAAAACCACATTACTTTGTCAGGTTTCAAAGAAATttgtacaaaaatagaaaacaccttGGTGTCACAAAAGAAGTGAACATTAGCCATAGCTCCTTTGGCATTTCTCACTAAATGGGAAAACTTATGGGGGCCCCACTCATTCGGTAAGTCCCAACTTTAAGCATCTGTTTGTCTCTGAAACTTTCCCTGGAGTCCTTCTCCTGCTAACAAAAACTAATTGTTCCCTTCTCCCCATTCTCCCCACCCCTTCTGTACACATATCTCTAATGATAGCATATGTCACACAAAGCAACAGTGGTTGCCATGTCTGACTTCTAGCCTAGAGGGCAGACTACATCATTTTCATCTTCATATCTGAGGTACCTACAAAATGTGTGGCACATTACAGTTGCTTATGATAAAATGTTTGACAGCTGAATGAACAATCAGAATCATAGAAGAGTCTGTGAGCACTGGTCCTTTGTCTTCCAGGTGGGACAGTGTGTGGTGGTCTTCAGCCAGGCTCCTAGTGGGAGAGCCCCACTCAGCCCCAGTTTGAACTCTCGCCCATCACCTATCAGTGCCACTCCTCCAGCTCTCGTTCCTGAAACCCGAGAGTACCGCTCTCAGTCTCCAGTAAGAAGCATGGATGAAGCTCCTTGTGTTAACGGCCGCTGGGGAACACTGAGACCCAGGGCTCAAAGGCAGACTCCTTCGGGTTCCCGGGAAGGGAGCCTTTCCCCAGCCAGAGGAGATGGCTCTCCTATCCTCAATGGTGGGAGTTTGTCTCCAGGAACGGCAGCTGTGGGTGGCTCTTCTTTGGACAGTCCTGTACAGGCCATATCTCCAAGTACTCCATCTGCTGCTGAAGGATATGACCTAAAAATGGGACTTTCTTTGGCCCCCCGACGAGGATCACTACCAGATCAGAAAGATCTGAGATTAGGATCCATAGATCTGAATTGGGATCTGAAATCCGCTTCCAGTAGCAATCCCATGGATGGCATGGACAATAGGACAGTTGGAAGTATGAGACACCCTCCTGAACAGACAAATGGTGTGCATACCCCACCTCACGTGGCCAGTGCCCTTGCAGGGGCCGTCTCCCCAGGTGCCCTGCGTCGGAGTCTGGAAGCCATCAAAGCGATGTCCTCCAAAGGCCCCTCGGCCTCTGCAGCACTAAGTCCTCCTCTTGGGTCTTCTCCAGGCTCTCCTGGGAGCCAGAGTTTGAGCAGTGGAGAAACAGTGCCCATCCCTCGCCCAGGGCCTGCCCAAGGAGATGGACATTCCTTACCTCCCATTGCCCGCCGCCTGGGCCACCACCCTCCACAGTCCCTAAATGTTGGCAAACCCCTATACCAGAGTATGAACTGCAAGCCCATGCAGATGTACGTGCTAGACATTAAAGACACTAAGGAGAAGGGGCGGGTCAAATGGAAAGTATTTAATAGCAGTTCTGTGGTCGGACCTCCTGAAACCAGCCTGCATACCGTGGTACAAGGCAGGGGTGAACTCATCATATTTGGAGGACTCATGGACAAGAAACAGAATGTGAAGTACTATCCAAAAACAAACGCCTTGTACTTTGTACGAGCAAAGAGATAATGTGTTCtaaacccctttccttttctgtggCTTTTAATTTGGAATTTTCCAGTGTGTAAGCATTTGGACTGAGAATTGGGAAAACAAAATTACTCCCAGAAGCCAAAACTCTTTAATTCCCAACCGAAGTCACTCCAGGCTGGGATCAAAtctccattaagaaaaaaattatatataagtatatatatatatatatatattatatagccaactctgtttacaaaaaaaagggagagatCTCCATCCTGGTTCAGATAAAATTGTTGCTGTGTTTTAACAGGGGCTGGGTTGCCTTTTTCTACCTTGCTGGTAACTAGACCAAGAAGTTAGAACAGACTTACATCAGTAACTTTCCAAAAGAAACTGAAGAGCCCCCTGTAAATCTTTATGTGGCCTTCttggagttaaaaaataaaagggcatATATAAGTTGCAAAGGTGTAGGTTTTTAGACTCTCATGCTTCAGGTGCTGTCAGGGTAAAAGTAACtgttcttccccttctcctcttaAAACCACAGAGGACCTGTGACAGCTCTGCAGAAATGCCAGTGCCTGGCCCCCTCCTGCCCTTTATGGCTGAGGAAAGTTACCCAACAAAGGATTTTATTCCACATCTGTGTGCCGGGTCATCGTGAAATAATGTTTATGCAGCCGACATCTGTCTGCCTAGTAGTGTCCATTGGTCTTTGGAGTGCTTCTGATGtgtctcagaaaatattttgtgtctGATTGTGGAAATTTCTGACAATCAATCATATTTGGTTGCAAGTTGccaaaaaacatatttattctcctctttcttcccttaGAACATGGTACTTGGAAACTGCCTTTTCCATTCACGTACAGGctgcttttttcttctgcttattattattatttttttcatatgtggattttttttaaaagtcctaaaACGTGTctaactttctgtttcttttacaaAGCTCAGGTGCCTACAGAAATCAGAAGCTGCTTAGAAATATTTGTGGAACCCTTTCCCTGGTGTCACTAGGGGGCCAGGAGGGAATTCTAAGATGTCAATATTGTGAGAAATCTTTGAAGCATCAGAAGATACTGTTTTTTCCCTATAGGCTTCTTTTTACTTCCAGAGCACATTGAGCATGCTCATCCCATATTTTGTAGGATGTGGAAATTGATTCTGGAAGGGAATTCCTATAACAgttctttttagaaatgtttttttccttgttgtGACATATATTCCTCTTCCTGGCTATTGGCAGGTGATGGAGTTGAGAATCATGTACTGGACTTCTTGACGCATGGCTGACCTCAGGAACAGCTCCATCCTTTGCACTTGTCTTGTTCATGTGTCACCCAAATAGGGCTTGGGTTTTTACTTTCACTTCATTTCTGAGATTAAGGTGTAACCAAGTAGAGCATTTCTTTGCTTGATACAGAAAGTTACTAGTCTCAACCATGGCCTGGGCATAGGAGATGTCAAAATAAGTTTATTTCAAATAGCACCATTTAAGTAGGGATTTTTGGTGATTTCTCATCATTTGCCCATagtatttaaatttcaaaacatcACCTTTCCCACCCTGACACTCCCCTTTTTATTATTAGCATTTCTCAGGCACAAAGCCTGCTGCAACTGGCCCTGGGTCCTGGCTTTCAGCCAGCATCTAGCAGCCTAAGTGTACTGATAAGTGTGTTTTCTCCTGTTATATGCTGAATCCTTTCCCTTAGCCATTAGCTTTTACAATGTGGTCTTGGTAGGAAAGCCACCCTGGTGCCAAGCCTAGCTTGTAGGGGGAGGTATGTGTTCCAGAAActactctctctcttcccttcaatGAGGAAACAACATGTGTCTACTTAGGTGGCATCCAACTGCTCGGAGCTCCACACTTCCCTTTCTCGACTGGGGTTCTGGTGCTGTTGCCAATCCTTGCTTGGCAAAGACTGTTCGATCATGTGGGGTCCTTACTTACAAGGGAAGGCTGGGCCAGAAGGTTAGCAATTCAGGTGTTACCGCTATTGCTGTACCTTGTGTTAGGACATTGTGTTTGTGCATGGACTGTGCCTCCGAACTCAGTAGTTCCTATctaaatataaagtatattagAAACCTGAAAGTACAGAATCTCAACCTTAATAGTCTTTCCCTTAGTCCTATGGCCTTCCTAAGCCAGCTGTTAACGTGTTGATTCCTTCCACTTCCCCCAGGCAGGCAGGCAACAGAGATGTTGATTGTCTTAGAAAGTAATGTTTCCTCTGAACTCCATTGAATTCCAGTTTGACCCACACTACCTGGAACCGGACTGTTTGCTTAcagctttttaagaaaaatctgcCTTGTCTGCCCCCATTATTGTTGGTCTTGGTAGCTCCTGGGCACTGTGGGCATGTACCGTGGGAAAGTGACTCAGCACAGTGAAAGTGATTGTCTCCTCAGGCCTCCTGAAGCCACCTGTGCAGTGGGACTTCAGGTGTCTCGGCCAAGATGAGCATTTCCACAACGCCGTGGATGCTGCAGTCAGGCCAGATTGAACCATGACTCCGTTTTTCACATGATACCAATTTTGTCTTAAAATTCACTGAGAAAAAtgagactaatttttttttaaccctcaGGAGCACctgaagcaaatatttattgaaaattcgTTTTGTTTCTACTTGAAGCTTTAACCCCTTCCATTCCTGCAAGTGTGCCTTTTGAGAGCTCCCATGGCCTAGTGACTTCACTGGTCACCTTGTCCATCTTATGTAAGAATTTTAGTCTCTCCCTACCCTTTTGGACAGAGCTTCCTGTCCTCTCATTTCACAGGTTATGCAACAGAGGGTTCTGTGTTTTCATTCGTATTTCCACCCTTCACTTGGTTGG
This region of Macaca fascicularis isolate 582-1 chromosome 1, T2T-MFA8v1.1 genomic DNA includes:
- the FBXO42 gene encoding F-box only protein 42 isoform X1; protein product: MASSSDSEDDSFMAVDQEETVLEGTMEQDEEPHPVLEADETRHNRSMSELPEEVLEYILSFLSPYQEHKTAALVCKQWYRLIKGVAHQCYHGFMKAVQEGNIQWESRTYPYPGTPITQRFSHSACYYDANQSMYVFGGCTQSSCNAAFNDLWRLDLNSKEWIRPLASGSYPSPKAGATLVVYKDLLVLFGGWTRPSPYPLHQPERFFDEIHTYSPSKNWWNCIVTTHGPPPMAGHSSCVIDDKMIVFGGSLGSRQMSNDVWVLDLEQWAWSKPNISGPSPHPRGGQSQIVIDDATILILGGCGGPNALFKDAWLLHMHSGPWAWQPLKVENEEHGAPELWCHPACRVGQCVVVFSQAPSGRAPLSPSLNSRPSPISATPPALVPETREYRSQSPVRSMDEAPCVNGRWGTLRPRAQRQTPSGSREGSLSPARGDGSPILNGGSLSPGTAAVGGSSLDSPVQAISPSTPSAAEGYDLKMGLSLAPRRGSLPDQKDLRLGSIDLNWDLKSASSSNPMDGMDNRTVGSMRHPPEQTNGVHTPPHVASALAGAVSPGALRRSLEAIKAMSSKGPSASAALSPPLGSSPGSPGSQSLSSGETVPIPRPGPAQGDGHSLPPIARRLGHHPPQSLNVGKPLYQSMNCKPMQMYVLDIKDTKEKGRVKWKVFNSSSVVGPPETSLHTVVQGRGELIIFGGLMDKKQNVKYYPKTNALYFVRAKR
- the FBXO42 gene encoding F-box only protein 42 isoform X3, translating into MHSGPWAWQPLKVENEEHGAPELWCHPACRVGQCVVVFSQAPSGRAPLSPSLNSRPSPISATPPALVPETREYRSQSPVRSMDEAPCVNGRWGTLRPRAQRQTPSGSREGSLSPARGDGSPILNGGSLSPGTAAVGGSSLDSPVQAISPSTPSAAEGYDLKMGLSLAPRRGSLPDQKDLRLGSIDLNWDLKSASSSNPMDGMDNRTVGSMRHPPEQTNGVHTPPHVASALAGAVSPGALRRSLEAIKAMSSKGPSASAALSPPLGSSPGSPGSQSLSSGETVPIPRPGPAQGDGHSLPPIARRLGHHPPQSLNVGKPLYQSMNCKPMQMYVLDIKDTKEKGRVKWKVFNSSSVVGPPETSLHTVVQGRGELIIFGGLMDKKQNVKYYPKTNALYFVRAKR
- the FBXO42 gene encoding F-box only protein 42 isoform X2; amino-acid sequence: MASSSDSEDDSFMAVDQEETVLEGTMEQDEEPHPVLEADETRHNRSMSELPEEVLEYILSFLSPYQEHKTAALVCKQWYRLIKGVAHQCYHGFMKAVQEGNIQWESRTYPYPGTPITQRFSHSACYYDANQSMYVFGGCTQSSCNAAFNDLWRLDLNSKEWIRPLASGSYPSPKAGATLVVYKDLLVLFGGWTRPSPYPLHQPERFFDEIHTYSPSKNWWNCIVTTHGPPPMAGHSSCVIDDKMIVFGGSLGSRQMSNDVWVLDLEQWAWSKPNISGPSPHPRGGQSQIVIDDATILILGGCGGPNAVGQCVVVFSQAPSGRAPLSPSLNSRPSPISATPPALVPETREYRSQSPVRSMDEAPCVNGRWGTLRPRAQRQTPSGSREGSLSPARGDGSPILNGGSLSPGTAAVGGSSLDSPVQAISPSTPSAAEGYDLKMGLSLAPRRGSLPDQKDLRLGSIDLNWDLKSASSSNPMDGMDNRTVGSMRHPPEQTNGVHTPPHVASALAGAVSPGALRRSLEAIKAMSSKGPSASAALSPPLGSSPGSPGSQSLSSGETVPIPRPGPAQGDGHSLPPIARRLGHHPPQSLNVGKPLYQSMNCKPMQMYVLDIKDTKEKGRVKWKVFNSSSVVGPPETSLHTVVQGRGELIIFGGLMDKKQNVKYYPKTNALYFVRAKR